The following nucleotide sequence is from Psilocybe cubensis strain MGC-MH-2018 chromosome 13, whole genome shotgun sequence.
ACATAGCGCTCGGGCGCTATTGCATGGCAAAAGCCTCGCGTTCCAAACGACTACGCTGACCGTGCACGCACCGCCCGTCTACGAGCGCGTCGTCGGCAAAACGCACTGGTCCCCTACGGAGCTCGTCGACGAGGCGCAAAAGATCATCGTGAAAGAGCTCAAGGCGCTGCTCGAAAAGGACATCGCGGACCAGCTCGTCACGCGCGATCTGAAGAAGGTGTGGTTTGAGGAGCGTGCAAGGTTTATGAGTGCCATGGCGGTTAAACCTGAGGTTGCAAAGTCTGCGGATAGGAAGGGGGGGTTGAAGGGGCTGTCGTTTAAGAAggaggtgaagaagaagacgccggagcctgaacctgaacctgaGCCGGAGCCGGAGCCTGTTCAtgaacctgaacctgaaattgaggaggagcaggtggAGACcaaggatgatgaggagatggatgttgatgaagaggaagaggttgAGAAGCCCacgaaaaagaagaagaaaaagtcaGAGGTGGTGAAAAAGCCGAGCCGCAGGATCAtcgaggacgacgaggtcgagtctgaagaagaggacgaggacgatctGGCGCGTATCGCTGCGTTTACGGCTGAGCAGGCGCGCAAGCGGCTGGTATCAGAGGACCgcgacgaagaggaggagccTATCAAGAAAAAGCCCCGCGTCGAGACTGTCAAGCCGGCGAAAAAGCAGAcgaaaaaatccaaaaaggCGCAACAGAAGCAGGCTGCCGCCGCTGCGGCTGCGGCTGCTGCAGCAGTCGATGCAGTCAGCGAGGTCATCCTGGGCGACGCGGAAGCTTTCGAGTCGCCGACGGTCACCCAACTTCGTCTGGAGGACTCGTCTGTGACGCCGTCGCGCTCTCCTACGCCTGCCGCGCGACAGCCCAAACGACGAAAACGCCCTTTGTCTCCGCCACCGCCTTCGCCACCGCCAGATCCTATCGCACTTGGTCTATgcgaagacgacgaggacatGTTCTTTGCCAAACTCGTCTTGTCTGGCGAGTCTCCGAGCGAGGAAACGCCACAGCCGCCACCCTCGTCGTCCGACGTGCCTACCTTTCGCAAGCACCTCACTGGCAGCGCGAGAACGGAGGGCTATTATAAGATCACCCACGCGGAAAAGGCAGCGTATGTCGCGCAGTACCAGGCACGTGCTGCGAACGCGGGCACGGCGCCTCCCGTGGTGGACGAGCCCAAGCCTCAGCACGTCGAGACTTCGCGTGCGAATCGTGCGAATGCCCGACGCCGTGCCCAGGGTCTAGAGGAGATCAACCAGGTCCAGCGCGCAGTCGCGCTCTCCAAGGGCGAGAACGCCGCGAACGAGCTCACGTTCAAGTTTAACCAGCTGCAGACGCGCAAGAAGCATCTGCGCTTTGCCCGGTCGCCGATCCATGACTGGGGTTTGTACGCGCTGGAGAAGATTTCGCGGGGCGAGATGGTGATCGAGTATGTGGGCGAGGTTATTCGGGCCCAGGTCGCGGATAAGCGAGAAAAGGCGTACGAACGGCAGGGTATTGGCAGCAGTTACCTGTTCCGTATAGACGAAGATCTTGTTGTGGACGCGACGAAGAAGGGAAATCTTGGGTGCGTTTTTTGCTGCTTTTGTCAGCGTGTAAATTTCGTTTGGCTCCAAAATTCTGAcattttgtgttttgtttgcGCTTtgtgcttttttcttccgaTAGGCGTCTGATTAATCATTCTTGTGATCCTAACTGCACTGCAAAAATCATTACAATCAGCGGGGAGAAAAAGATCGTCATTTACGCGAAGCAAGATATTGAACTCGGTGATGAGATCACCTACGGTGCGTATTCAATATTTCCATCccgactttcttcttttgttcATTAAAATTGACCGACCCCCGACATTTTTACAGATTACCACTTCCCCTTCGAGCAGGACAAGATTCCATGCCTGTGTGGCTCTGCCAAGTGTCGCGGATTTTTGAACTAGAAGTGCACCTACATGTTTATTTACTCGTTTTTTTTATACCCTGATCTGCATTTCAATGGCCCCCATTCACACCCGCTTTGCCGCCCGCCCTGCATTCATTACATACTGTTATTGCATTTTCCCCGCATCTTTGTTTCCATCCCACTCTGGCCTCCCATCACATTTTGTGTTCCAAAAATTGCGCTAttgttgattgttgatgttgttgtttttttataCTATTTGTTTTCaatcatatttttttttcttctttgcttttccaGGGCTTTGGTCATTCTTTGACGTTTTGTGTAGTTGGAAACCCTTGGATTTGAGAGTCATCCCGAGTTTAAATGAATCCATTCGGATCCTGTCCCGCTGCTCTGGTTCGTTGACATATCCAGATTCAACACGTTTTTCTAGGTCGCGTGCAGAAAAAGAATAACATGGTTCTGGAAGAGATGCAGGCCTCAAGCCTTCTAGAGCCGCGACTCGGACTGGCACAAACCCGTGAAAAGTGAGTGTGTGACGCCATCGGTGCTTATCTTCGTCTGCCAAAGTAAACAAGCAGTGGAGAGTACATATTCAGACGTGTGAGACAAAATGGGAGGAGGTTCCAGAGTTTCACAAACACTGCACATGCCCACCACTCGCAAATCTCATCGCACTTCTTCTGATAAAAAGCCCGAAACTGAGAATCACAATTCGTGGTGGCGTTGGCTGAAATCCTTATGGACATCGCTGACGTCCGCCATTTGGTTTCGTGCTCCAACCATCCCACACGGTCCTTGGCGATCACAATATGGCTTCAGGCCAATTCCTCGAAGGTTCCTACAAAATCCTCTATTTTCTCGACAAAGTAATTGATTTTCCTATCAATCATCAGGAATTTACCATGAATTAATAATGGATGGCCTTGGTATGCCCTGAACTCTGAATCAGCAAGGCCAATCGCTCTCGTACGTGATTCGTCAGGTCGTAATTTCGGCTAAATTCACTAAAAAGAAgctttattttttttttccattCTGCCATCTATCTAGGAACAAAAAATTCTGCCCCAGAGAGGGTCGAACTCTCGATCTCCCGATGCCGATGCTTAACAGTCGGACGCCTTAACCAACTTGGCCATGGGGCACATGTTCGTGAGTGGAAACGGGGCATCAGGATGGGGGGAAGCCATCATGACCCACACCGCAGTATGTCAACGGAACCGTATCCTTCCCCCCAACGTAGTAACTGGTTAAGCTTATCCGTAGAAAGTTTTCATGTATTCTTAGCGACAGTGGATTAGCGCTGGG
It contains:
- a CDS encoding Histone-lysine N-methyltransferase, H3 lysine-4 specific, which translates into the protein MRHLDRSSWIDGWTEWNTPTQHYDANSTGPPPPTSVLITGIAPLTPNPALRRTLAQHGTLVSFEPQIDKENGSALGVVFVRFQSHEEARRCVEKENGRRGGVAGVGGVGMGGVGQGMGMGLGGQGEVEEWRVVFDGEGLKLKAVVKELEERKKREREEKRRLASQNQSQSQSQSHQHQTNGRDAPMHTHSVTALPLPPGPMATPHSHSHSASRGAATPLSSSGTPHSHSHSVAQSPVPGKRLHSHGHGHGPSHLSNSLPPKPVGVDEQPKPVAPPAALMKARAEAARGERERERDRDRDRDRDRDRDRDRDRDRDRDRDRDRERGRDRDRERPEERRGQGPYSRYNASRGKMPMMPLRRTLYKASPMDDTSRSPSPSRGGAESGLSMGMGGASYGQDTMSADAKEKQRQEIVRQLASNGFDHVHMEGSAQFVGSVPDQVVFEFFAGFPVDKILRDHTGLYVTFTKASSAHSARALLHGKSLAFQTTTLTVHAPPVYERVVGKTHWSPTELVDEAQKIIVKELKALLEKDIADQLVTRDLKKVWFEERARFMSAMAVKPEVAKSADRKGGLKGLSFKKEVKKKTPEPEPEPEPEPEPVHEPEPEIEEEQVETKDDEEMDVDEEEEVEKPTKKKKKKSEVVKKPSRRIIEDDEVESEEEDEDDLARIAAFTAEQARKRLVSEDRDEEEEPIKKKPRVETVKPAKKQTKKSKKAQQKQAAAAAAAAAAAVDAVSEVILGDAEAFESPTVTQLRLEDSSVTPSRSPTPAARQPKRRKRPLSPPPPSPPPDPIALGLCEDDEDMFFAKLVLSGESPSEETPQPPPSSSDVPTFRKHLTGSARTEGYYKITHAEKAAYVAQYQARAANAGTAPPVVDEPKPQHVETSRANRANARRRAQGLEEINQVQRAVALSKGENAANELTFKFNQLQTRKKHLRFARSPIHDWGLYALEKISRGEMVIEYVGEVIRAQVADKREKAYERQGIGSSYLFRIDEDLVVDATKKGNLGGEKKIVIYAKQDIELGDEITYDYHFPFEQDKIPCLCGSAKCRGFLN